The proteins below come from a single Streptococcus hyointestinalis genomic window:
- a CDS encoding O-acetylhomoserine aminocarboxypropyltransferase/cysteine synthase family protein, protein MTKEKELHFETLQLHAGQSVDESSKSRAVPIYQTTSYVFDNAQDAEDIFALRKPANIYTRITNPTVAVFEDRIAALEKGVGALATSSGMAAITNTILALAHAGDHVVAATTLYGGTFNLLKETLPRYGITATFVDVDDLVAIEEAIKDNTKLVYIETLGNPLINIPDIEKIAAIAHKHSIPLVADNTFATPYLINVFSYGVDIVVHSATKFIGGHGTTIGGVIVDSGQFDWEASGKFPQFVDEDPSYHNLSYTRDIGKAAFITAVRTQLLRDMGAALSPFNAFLLLQGLETLSLRLERHIENTQKIVAFLEKHDKVESVNYPSLPSSPYYDLAQKYFPKGVGSIFTFHVKGGADEARRVIDHLSLFSNLANVADAKSLVVHPATTTHGQLSPSDLAACGIADNQIRLSIGLENVSDLIADLEEALNSI, encoded by the coding sequence ATGACAAAAGAAAAAGAACTTCATTTTGAAACCTTACAATTACACGCTGGACAGAGCGTTGATGAATCGAGCAAATCACGTGCAGTGCCTATTTATCAAACGACCTCTTATGTTTTTGATAATGCACAGGATGCTGAGGATATCTTTGCTTTGAGAAAGCCAGCCAACATCTATACACGCATTACCAATCCGACCGTTGCTGTCTTCGAGGATAGAATTGCAGCGCTGGAAAAGGGTGTCGGTGCTCTTGCGACGTCTTCAGGTATGGCAGCTATTACCAACACCATTCTAGCCTTGGCGCATGCTGGAGATCATGTGGTCGCAGCAACAACCCTGTATGGTGGCACCTTTAATTTACTAAAAGAAACCTTGCCAAGATACGGCATCACAGCGACTTTTGTGGACGTTGACGACCTAGTGGCTATTGAAGAAGCTATCAAGGACAATACTAAGCTCGTCTATATTGAGACGCTCGGCAATCCTCTCATCAACATTCCTGATATTGAAAAAATCGCAGCTATTGCACATAAACACAGCATTCCGCTCGTTGCGGACAATACCTTTGCCACACCTTATCTCATCAATGTCTTTTCATATGGCGTTGATATCGTCGTGCACTCAGCGACTAAGTTTATCGGTGGTCACGGCACGACAATCGGTGGTGTCATTGTCGATAGTGGGCAGTTCGACTGGGAAGCTAGCGGTAAATTCCCACAATTTGTCGACGAAGATCCGTCCTATCACAACCTCAGCTACACTCGTGACATCGGAAAAGCTGCCTTCATCACGGCTGTGAGAACCCAATTGCTCCGTGATATGGGAGCTGCCCTCTCACCATTTAACGCTTTCTTGCTGTTGCAGGGGTTAGAAACCCTCTCGCTACGCTTAGAGCGCCACATCGAAAACACGCAAAAAATCGTTGCTTTCTTAGAAAAGCATGACAAGGTAGAGAGTGTGAATTACCCGAGTCTGCCATCTAGCCCTTACTATGACTTAGCGCAAAAGTATTTTCCAAAAGGCGTAGGTTCTATCTTTACCTTCCATGTCAAAGGCGGAGCAGATGAGGCGAGACGTGTCATTGACCATTTGAGTCTCTTTTCAAATCTAGCAAACGTCGCAGACGCCAAGTCACTCGTCGTACACCCAGCAACGACCACGCACGGGCAATTGTCACCAAGCGATCTTGCAGCCTGTGGCATTGCGGACAATCAAATCCGACTCTCTATTGGACTTGAAAATGTCTCTGACTTGATTGCAGACTTAGAAGAAGCATTGAACAGCATTTAG
- a CDS encoding cyclase family protein, giving the protein MVTLREAFERFKEARVVDLTHQINENSPHFPALPALDKKDIFTLKDGFHVQQFSVVGQYGTHIDAPIHFVAGGKWLDELPLENLFLPLYVIDLSEEVAQNPNYELGVADILAFEEKHGQIESGAFVAFRSDWSKRWPSQDAFRNLNAKGEQETPGWSFEALEFLIKERQVAALGHETLDTDSGQTAAKNNGVLHNEYYLLEQGIYQIEVLAHLDELPATGSFIHISYPHFEKATGSPARVLAYVD; this is encoded by the coding sequence ATGGTTACATTAAGAGAAGCTTTTGAGCGTTTTAAAGAAGCAAGAGTAGTGGATCTTACCCACCAAATCAATGAAAATAGTCCGCATTTTCCAGCACTGCCAGCTCTTGATAAAAAGGATATTTTCACCTTAAAAGACGGCTTTCATGTGCAACAGTTTAGCGTCGTTGGGCAATACGGCACGCACATTGACGCCCCCATTCACTTTGTCGCAGGTGGCAAGTGGCTGGATGAGCTGCCACTTGAGAATCTCTTTTTGCCACTTTACGTTATTGATTTGTCTGAAGAAGTCGCTCAAAATCCTAATTACGAATTGGGCGTGGCTGATATCTTAGCATTTGAAGAAAAGCATGGTCAAATTGAGTCTGGTGCCTTTGTTGCTTTTCGCAGTGATTGGTCCAAGCGTTGGCCAAGCCAAGACGCTTTTAGAAACCTAAATGCCAAAGGCGAGCAGGAAACACCTGGCTGGAGTTTTGAAGCTTTAGAATTTCTCATCAAGGAAAGACAAGTCGCAGCCCTTGGGCACGAGACGCTAGACACTGATAGCGGTCAGACAGCAGCTAAAAATAATGGTGTTCTCCATAATGAATATTATCTGCTTGAGCAGGGAATTTATCAGATAGAGGTCTTGGCTCATCTGGACGAATTGCCAGCAACAGGTAGCTTCATTCACATCAGTTATCCGCATTTTGAAAAAGCGACAGGCTCACCTGCTCGTGTACTCGCTTATGTGGATTAG
- the pcrA gene encoding DNA helicase PcrA, which yields MNPLLNGMNDKQAEAVQATEGPLLIMAGAGSGKTRVLTHRIAYLIDEKMVNPWNILAITFTNKAAREMRERAMKLNPATQDTLIATFHSMCVRILRRDADHIGYNRNFTIVDPGEQRTLMKRILKNLNIDSKKWNERAILGTISNAKNDLLDEVAYEQQAGDIYTQTVARCYKAYQAELRQSESMDFDDLIMLTLKLFDNNPDVLAYYQQRYQYIHVDEYQDTNHAQYQLVKLLASRFKNICVVGDADQSIYGWRGADMQNILDFEKDYPEAKVVLLEENYRSTKTILQAANDVIKNNKKRRPKKLWTQNADGEQIVYYRAGNEQEEAVFVASTIDNIVRETGKNFKDFAVLYRTNAQSRTIEEALLKSNIPYTMVGGTKFYSRKEIRDVIAYLNVIANPADNISFERIVNEPKRGVGPGTVEKLRDFASSNGQSLLAAAGDMLLPIRGKAAAALNELSAMLFQLRNQLDNMTLTELVEAVLDRTGYLQALQMQNTLESQSRIENIEEFLSVTKTSDEANAENSDETGLERLGRFLNDLALIADTDDGERETAEVTLMTLHAAKGLEFPVVFLIGMEEGVFPLSRASEDPDELEEERRLAYVGITRAEELLFLTNASSRTLYGRSSHNRPTRFIREIDEKLLQFQGYARPVESSFGVRYSGEKTSQFGQGMSLQQALQARKASNRPQPTASALPFGRNASASSSSVDWKVGDTVYHRKWGDGVVLEVSGSGQTQELKINFPDIGLKKVLASVAPIEKK from the coding sequence ATGAATCCTTTACTGAATGGAATGAACGATAAACAAGCAGAAGCTGTGCAAGCAACAGAAGGTCCACTGCTCATCATGGCGGGGGCTGGCTCTGGAAAAACACGTGTGCTGACCCACCGCATTGCTTATCTGATTGATGAGAAAATGGTCAATCCTTGGAATATCCTTGCCATTACCTTTACCAACAAGGCGGCTAGAGAAATGCGGGAGCGGGCGATGAAGCTCAATCCTGCTACGCAAGACACGCTGATTGCGACTTTCCACTCCATGTGTGTGCGCATTTTGCGCCGTGACGCTGACCATATCGGCTACAATCGCAATTTTACCATCGTTGACCCAGGTGAGCAAAGAACGCTGATGAAGCGTATTTTGAAAAATCTCAACATCGACTCGAAAAAGTGGAATGAGCGTGCTATTTTAGGAACCATTTCGAATGCTAAAAATGATTTACTGGATGAGGTGGCTTATGAGCAGCAGGCTGGTGACATTTACACACAGACCGTTGCCCGCTGTTACAAGGCTTATCAAGCAGAGCTTCGTCAGTCAGAGTCTATGGATTTTGATGACCTTATCATGCTGACGCTCAAACTCTTTGATAATAATCCTGATGTGCTGGCTTACTACCAACAACGCTACCAGTACATCCATGTGGATGAGTATCAAGATACTAACCACGCTCAGTACCAGTTGGTGAAGCTGTTAGCGTCTCGCTTTAAAAATATCTGTGTCGTTGGGGACGCAGACCAGTCCATTTACGGCTGGCGTGGAGCGGATATGCAAAATATCCTTGACTTTGAAAAAGACTACCCAGAAGCTAAGGTGGTGCTCCTTGAGGAGAACTACCGCTCAACCAAAACCATCTTACAAGCTGCTAATGACGTTATCAAAAACAATAAAAAACGCCGTCCTAAAAAACTCTGGACACAAAATGCAGATGGGGAGCAAATCGTCTACTACCGTGCTGGCAATGAGCAAGAAGAAGCTGTCTTTGTCGCTTCAACCATTGACAATATCGTCCGTGAGACAGGCAAAAACTTTAAAGATTTTGCCGTACTTTATCGCACCAACGCCCAGTCTCGTACCATTGAAGAAGCGCTTTTGAAATCCAACATTCCTTACACGATGGTCGGTGGCACCAAGTTCTACAGCCGTAAGGAAATCCGTGATGTCATTGCTTACCTCAACGTCATCGCCAACCCAGCAGATAATATTTCTTTTGAGCGTATCGTCAATGAACCAAAGCGTGGCGTGGGACCTGGTACCGTTGAAAAATTACGTGATTTTGCAAGTAGCAACGGTCAATCGCTCCTTGCCGCAGCAGGTGATATGCTACTTCCAATCCGTGGCAAAGCAGCAGCTGCACTAAACGAGCTGTCTGCAATGCTCTTTCAATTGCGAAATCAATTGGATAATATGACACTGACTGAGCTTGTCGAGGCTGTCTTAGACAGGACGGGCTACCTGCAAGCCCTCCAAATGCAAAATACGCTAGAAAGTCAGTCACGCATTGAAAATATCGAGGAATTTCTCTCTGTCACCAAAACGTCGGATGAGGCCAATGCTGAAAATAGCGATGAGACAGGCTTAGAGCGCTTGGGACGTTTCTTGAATGACTTAGCGCTGATTGCGGACACAGACGATGGTGAGCGTGAGACAGCGGAGGTTACGCTTATGACCTTGCACGCTGCTAAGGGGCTTGAATTTCCAGTTGTCTTTCTCATCGGTATGGAAGAGGGCGTCTTTCCACTGTCACGAGCGAGCGAGGACCCCGATGAGCTGGAGGAAGAGCGTCGTCTTGCCTATGTGGGGATCACACGAGCTGAGGAACTGCTTTTCCTAACCAACGCCAGCTCAAGAACCCTGTACGGGCGTAGCTCACACAACCGCCCAACACGCTTTATTCGTGAGATTGATGAGAAGCTCTTGCAATTCCAAGGATACGCTCGTCCTGTCGAGTCGTCGTTTGGTGTGCGCTATTCTGGTGAGAAAACAAGCCAATTTGGACAAGGGATGAGTCTGCAACAAGCCTTACAAGCAAGAAAAGCCAGCAACCGTCCTCAACCAACGGCTTCTGCCTTACCTTTTGGGCGCAATGCTAGCGCTAGCAGCTCTAGTGTGGACTGGAAAGTCGGAGATACTGTTTACCACCGCAAATGGGGTGATGGTGTCGTCCTAGAAGTCTCTGGTAGCGGTCAAACACAAGAACTCAAAATCAATTTCCCAGACATTGGGCTCAAAAAAGTGCTTGCTAGTGTCGCTCCTATTGAGAAAAAATAA
- a CDS encoding glycerophosphodiester phosphodiesterase — protein MIQVKRLLSSARRFLIASLFLYTIYSFIVKGILQFIFNRILIFAGVTGLAKETILTVIKDPIALFFLILFLVLVAFFLIGEFAVLTLAVTDQWHRDSLKILLKKFPQKVKQLLSWQFIIVFFYLCLMIPLGNLGFNSLLLSHLKIPDFIGEELAKTQTGSLLYGGLMVVIAYLNIRLITFLPILGLTDSSPLKAFQISWRESTFKKLLKRTVRLIILTTLSFVITIILVIGITIIFANLDSKNDNLPLATLFYSLIAFLYTLFLLSTKFFFIIEATRQLDLPKELQTRTHAKMSTKGRFALVSFILFFGVLWVASNALDIYLVKKNPDEIVIAHRGNVKAGVENSIEAMQAAKKAGAAYSEMDVVMTKDKRFVVIHDNNLKRLSGVDNTVSNMTLKELQKLTLHQGKFTSHIASLEEFLAAAKAVKQPILIELKPYGHEPKDYVECFLKVLKEQNATKDNKVMSLDLDVIQKVEKLAPEISTGYVIPIHMGPLPNYAVDFYAVEEFSYNTLFALTAEQQKKDVYVWTINDETLMDKMLIGPANGIITDELGIFKEASQDMKADTSYLQRALRLFNSRQ, from the coding sequence ATTATCCAAGTTAAGCGCTTACTTTCCAGCGCAAGACGGTTTTTAATCGCCAGTCTTTTTCTCTATACCATCTATTCTTTTATCGTTAAAGGGATTTTACAGTTTATCTTCAACCGTATTCTCATCTTTGCGGGGGTGACAGGGCTGGCAAAAGAGACCATTCTCACTGTTATCAAAGACCCGATTGCTCTTTTCTTTTTGATTCTCTTTTTGGTTCTTGTCGCCTTCTTTTTAATCGGTGAATTTGCCGTCTTGACCTTAGCTGTCACCGACCAGTGGCACCGTGACTCGCTAAAAATCCTGCTTAAGAAATTCCCACAAAAAGTCAAACAGCTGTTGAGTTGGCAGTTTATCATCGTCTTTTTCTACCTGTGTCTCATGATACCGCTAGGCAATCTCGGTTTTAACTCGCTACTGCTTAGCCACTTGAAAATTCCAGACTTTATCGGAGAAGAGCTGGCAAAAACGCAGACGGGTAGTCTCCTTTATGGCGGCTTGATGGTCGTTATCGCTTATCTCAACATACGGCTCATCACTTTCTTGCCAATCCTTGGACTGACAGATAGCTCGCCTTTAAAGGCATTTCAAATCAGCTGGAGAGAGTCAACTTTCAAGAAACTCTTGAAGCGAACTGTAAGACTTATCATACTTACGACCTTGAGTTTTGTGATTACCATCATTTTAGTTATTGGAATCACTATCATTTTTGCCAATCTCGATAGTAAAAATGACAATCTGCCCTTGGCGACGCTCTTCTACTCACTCATCGCCTTTCTCTACACGCTTTTCTTGCTATCAACCAAGTTCTTCTTCATCATAGAAGCCACCCGTCAACTAGATTTGCCAAAAGAGCTGCAAACTCGCACGCACGCTAAAATGTCCACAAAAGGACGCTTCGCACTTGTTAGCTTTATCCTCTTTTTTGGAGTGCTATGGGTAGCTTCTAATGCTCTTGACATTTATCTGGTCAAGAAAAATCCCGATGAGATTGTGATTGCTCACAGGGGAAATGTCAAGGCTGGCGTTGAAAACTCCATCGAAGCTATGCAGGCAGCCAAAAAAGCTGGCGCTGCTTATTCTGAGATGGATGTAGTCATGACAAAGGACAAACGCTTTGTCGTCATTCATGATAATAATCTCAAACGACTATCTGGTGTGGACAATACCGTCTCTAACATGACCTTAAAAGAACTGCAAAAGCTGACTCTTCACCAAGGCAAGTTTACCAGCCACATCGCTAGTCTCGAGGAGTTTCTCGCTGCTGCCAAGGCTGTCAAACAGCCCATACTTATCGAGCTCAAACCATACGGACACGAGCCAAAAGACTATGTAGAGTGCTTTTTAAAGGTCCTCAAAGAGCAAAATGCCACAAAAGATAACAAAGTTATGTCGCTTGATTTGGATGTTATCCAGAAAGTCGAAAAACTGGCTCCCGAGATAAGTACAGGCTACGTCATCCCAATCCACATGGGACCTTTGCCAAACTATGCTGTTGATTTTTACGCTGTCGAGGAGTTCTCATACAATACCCTCTTTGCCCTCACTGCTGAACAGCAGAAAAAAGACGTCTACGTCTGGACGATTAACGACGAAACCTTGATGGATAAAATGCTTATCGGTCCTGCAAATGGTATCATCACAGACGAGCTCGGTATCTTTAAAGAAGCCAGCCAAGACATGAAAGCTGATACCAGCTATCTCCAACGTGCTCTAAGACTCTTTAACAGCAGACAATAA
- the mazE gene encoding type II toxin-antitoxin system PemI/MazE family antitoxin produces the protein MNTVKTRKVGNSLAVTIPKSLHVEEGTEFVVSKGRNNVIILVPKISNPFDGVTDLRMDDDFEGVQLLNDEW, from the coding sequence ATGAACACAGTTAAAACACGTAAAGTTGGTAATTCTCTAGCGGTCACGATTCCTAAAAGTTTACATGTCGAGGAGGGGACAGAGTTTGTGGTGTCTAAAGGGCGCAACAACGTCATCATACTCGTCCCTAAAATCTCTAATCCATTTGATGGGGTCACTGATTTACGCATGGACGATGACTTTGAGGGAGTTCAATTGTTAAACGATGAATGGTAA
- a CDS encoding type II toxin-antitoxin system PemK/MazF family toxin, whose translation MNGNYIPKKQDIVWIDFDPSRGKEIKKRRPAVVVSSDNYNKQTGMIAVCPITHGQERLKDKGLLVQVISDKIDGFVNPFQLHTFDYQSRNVQKITTLDNYAFAQVVQLYNYIFE comes from the coding sequence ATGAATGGTAATTACATTCCTAAAAAACAAGACATCGTCTGGATTGATTTTGACCCCTCTCGTGGCAAGGAAATCAAGAAACGTCGCCCCGCTGTTGTCGTCTCAAGCGACAATTACAACAAGCAAACCGGCATGATTGCCGTCTGCCCCATTACGCACGGACAAGAGCGTTTGAAAGACAAAGGACTTCTCGTTCAAGTCATCTCAGATAAAATAGACGGCTTTGTCAATCCTTTTCAGCTCCACACCTTTGACTACCAGTCTCGAAACGTCCAAAAAATTACGACCCTAGACAACTACGCCTTTGCCCAAGTCGTCCAACTCTACAACTACATCTTTGAGTAA
- a CDS encoding AraC family transcriptional regulator yields the protein MTITGHSNHKGNNHLLPYRYYQTSVENGRPDTLFHWHPELEINYVREGTARYHIDYDFFNSEAGDIILIRPNGMHSIHPIHNERHITDTFQFHLDMIGYSIIDQVSLRYLQPLQASTFKFVPVIKPQDVGYEDIKDSLFRIFRLIEAEDRHFELLLKAYLNELTYLLYYHRYVIRKLSDDAYRKNDQIRQVIDHINRNYDKPLTIDYLADFMGYSKTHFMTLFKQHTGTSCTEFIIQVRLSKACEELINTDKAVIDIATSVGFNNLSNFNRQFKRYHQLTPSQYRKQFKQEKDSQSLINPS from the coding sequence ATGACTATTACCGGACATAGCAATCATAAAGGGAATAATCACTTACTTCCCTACCGATACTATCAAACGAGCGTTGAAAATGGGCGTCCAGATACCTTGTTTCATTGGCATCCAGAGCTAGAGATTAACTACGTCAGAGAAGGGACAGCTCGGTATCACATTGACTATGATTTTTTCAATAGCGAAGCAGGTGACATTATCCTCATTCGCCCTAACGGCATGCACTCTATCCACCCTATTCACAATGAACGTCACATCACAGATACCTTTCAGTTTCACCTTGATATGATTGGCTACTCGATTATTGACCAAGTCAGCCTTAGGTACCTGCAGCCCCTTCAAGCTAGCACTTTTAAGTTTGTGCCTGTTATCAAGCCGCAGGATGTGGGCTATGAGGACATCAAGGACAGTCTTTTTCGCATTTTTCGTCTCATAGAGGCTGAGGATCGTCACTTTGAACTGTTGTTAAAGGCTTATCTCAATGAACTCACTTATCTGCTGTATTACCATCGCTACGTCATTCGTAAGCTATCAGATGACGCTTATCGCAAAAATGACCAGATTAGACAGGTTATTGACCATATCAACCGCAACTACGATAAACCGTTGACCATTGACTATTTAGCAGATTTTATGGGCTACAGCAAGACCCATTTCATGACGCTTTTTAAGCAACATACAGGAACGTCCTGCACAGAGTTTATCATCCAAGTGCGCCTTAGCAAAGCCTGCGAAGAGCTGATCAATACCGATAAGGCTGTCATCGATATCGCCACATCTGTCGGTTTTAATAATTTATCCAACTTCAATCGGCAGTTCAAGCGCTATCACCAACTAACCCCTAGCCAATATCGCAAGCAATTTAAGCAAGAAAAGGACAGCCAGTCCCTAATCAATCCTTCCTAG
- a CDS encoding IS30 family transposase translates to MKNKHLTLSDRNDIQIGIEQLKTFSAIATKLGKDPSTISKEVRRNRVIKENSSTSNCEACPLLKKAPYVCNACPKKRSNCGYQKQFYYAKRAQLDYEAKLSDSRTGVALNKEEFYRMDEIVSSAIKKGQHLNHIIASNELSASRASIYRYLEKGYLSTKPIDFPRVVKFRKRRTRNLQPIPKTAREGRSYEDFQGFLTKNDISYWLEMDTVTGRIGGKVLLTFNLSYCNFIFAQLLDNKTANEVAKHLYAIKNDLHQKEMSFCELFPVILTDNGGEFARVDDIEMDVRGESKLFFCDPNRSDQKGRIEKNHTLIRDILPKGTSFDNLTQDDINLVCSHVNSVKRASFNGKSAYELFTFTYGEEVATLLGISKIDPENVIQSPRLLDK, encoded by the coding sequence ATGAAAAACAAACACTTAACTCTCTCTGATCGCAACGATATTCAAATAGGAATCGAACAGCTAAAAACCTTCTCAGCTATCGCTACTAAGCTAGGAAAAGACCCGTCCACAATCTCAAAAGAAGTTCGGAGAAATAGGGTGATAAAAGAGAACTCTAGTACTTCCAATTGTGAGGCCTGCCCTCTACTCAAAAAGGCTCCCTACGTTTGTAATGCCTGTCCGAAAAAGAGAAGCAATTGTGGATACCAGAAACAGTTCTACTACGCAAAAAGAGCTCAGCTGGATTATGAAGCTAAGCTCTCAGATTCGAGAACAGGTGTTGCCCTAAACAAGGAAGAATTCTATCGCATGGACGAGATTGTCTCTTCTGCCATCAAAAAAGGACAACACCTCAACCACATCATCGCCTCAAATGAACTTTCGGCATCCAGAGCTTCTATCTACAGATACCTTGAAAAGGGCTATCTGTCCACAAAGCCTATTGATTTCCCCCGTGTCGTGAAATTCAGAAAGCGGAGAACCAGAAATCTCCAACCCATTCCTAAAACTGCTAGAGAAGGACGGTCTTACGAGGACTTCCAAGGCTTTCTTACTAAGAATGATATCAGCTACTGGCTGGAAATGGACACCGTTACTGGAAGGATTGGAGGAAAGGTACTTCTCACTTTTAACCTCTCCTACTGCAACTTTATTTTCGCTCAGTTACTGGATAATAAAACAGCTAATGAGGTCGCTAAACACCTCTACGCTATCAAGAATGACCTACACCAGAAAGAGATGAGCTTCTGCGAACTATTCCCTGTCATTCTGACCGATAATGGCGGTGAATTCGCTAGAGTAGACGATATCGAAATGGATGTTCGTGGAGAATCTAAACTCTTCTTCTGTGACCCAAATCGTTCTGACCAGAAGGGGAGAATTGAGAAAAATCACACGCTTATCAGAGATATTCTCCCTAAAGGAACTAGCTTCGATAACTTGACACAGGATGACATCAACCTAGTTTGTTCACATGTCAACAGCGTCAAACGAGCTTCTTTCAACGGAAAATCAGCCTATGAACTCTTTACCTTTACCTACGGTGAGGAAGTGGCAACACTTCTCGGTATCTCTAAAATTGACCCTGAAAACGTCATCCAATCACCTCGATTATTAGATAAATAA
- the trmFO gene encoding methylenetetrahydrofolate--tRNA-(uracil(54)-C(5))-methyltransferase (FADH(2)-oxidizing) TrmFO produces MSQSLSKDYINVIGAGLAGSEAAYQIAKRGIPVRLYEMRGVKSTPQHKTDKFAELVCSNSLRGDSLTNAVGLLKEEMRRLDSVIMKAAESTRVPAGGALAVDREGFSQTVTDEVTNHPLITVMREEITEIPTDAITVIATGPLTSDALAEKIHALNGGDGFYFYDAAAPIVDVNTIDMGKVYLKSRYNKGEAAYLNAPMTKEEFMNFHDALVNAEEAPLNSFEKEKYFEGCMPIEVMAKRGIKTMLYGPMKPVGLEYPDDYKGKRDGDFKTPYAVVQLRQDNAAGSLYNIVGFQTHLKWGEQKRVFQMIPGLENAEFVRYGVMHRNSYMDSPNLLKQTFQSKQQGNLFFAGQMTGVEGYVESAASGLVAGINAARLFKGESELIFPETTAIGSLPHYITHADSKHFQPMNVNFGIIKELDGPRIRDKKARYEKIAERALADLETYLSY; encoded by the coding sequence ATGTCTCAATCTTTATCTAAAGATTATATCAATGTTATCGGTGCAGGGCTTGCTGGCTCTGAAGCTGCTTATCAGATTGCAAAGCGTGGCATTCCAGTTCGTCTCTATGAAATGCGTGGAGTCAAGTCCACACCGCAGCACAAGACAGACAAGTTTGCCGAGCTGGTCTGCTCCAACTCTCTGCGTGGGGATAGCCTGACCAATGCTGTCGGTCTCCTCAAAGAAGAAATGCGTAGACTTGATTCTGTCATCATGAAAGCAGCAGAAAGCACTCGGGTGCCAGCAGGTGGAGCGCTTGCGGTTGACCGTGAGGGATTTTCACAGACGGTGACAGATGAGGTGACCAATCACCCGCTCATCACAGTCATGCGGGAGGAAATCACCGAGATTCCAACAGACGCCATTACTGTTATTGCGACGGGACCTTTGACCAGCGACGCTTTAGCGGAGAAGATTCACGCCCTAAATGGTGGCGATGGCTTTTATTTCTACGACGCAGCAGCGCCTATCGTGGATGTCAATACTATCGATATGGGCAAGGTCTATCTCAAGTCCCGCTATAACAAGGGCGAGGCCGCTTATCTCAACGCTCCTATGACCAAGGAAGAGTTCATGAACTTCCACGACGCTCTGGTCAATGCCGAAGAAGCACCGCTCAACAGCTTTGAAAAGGAAAAATACTTCGAGGGCTGTATGCCAATCGAGGTCATGGCAAAGCGTGGTATCAAGACCATGCTCTACGGTCCTATGAAGCCTGTGGGGCTAGAGTATCCAGACGACTATAAGGGCAAGCGTGACGGCGACTTTAAGACGCCTTATGCCGTGGTTCAGCTCCGTCAGGACAATGCAGCAGGCTCTCTTTACAATATCGTGGGCTTCCAGACCCACCTCAAATGGGGTGAGCAAAAGCGTGTCTTTCAGATGATACCAGGGCTTGAGAATGCTGAATTTGTCCGCTATGGCGTCATGCACCGCAATTCCTACATGGACTCGCCAAATCTCCTCAAGCAGACCTTCCAGTCCAAACAGCAGGGCAATCTTTTCTTTGCAGGGCAGATGACAGGCGTTGAGGGTTATGTCGAGTCTGCTGCCAGCGGTTTGGTAGCTGGTATCAACGCTGCACGCCTTTTCAAGGGTGAGAGCGAGCTTATCTTCCCAGAAACGACAGCGATTGGCAGCCTCCCACACTACATCACCCACGCTGACAGCAAGCACTTCCAGCCTATGAATGTTAACTTTGGCATTATCAAAGAGCTGGATGGTCCACGTATCCGTGACAAGAAAGCCCGATATGAAAAAATCGCTGAGCGTGCTTTAGCTGACTTAGAGACTTATTTGTCCTATTAA